One genomic segment of Nocardia spumae includes these proteins:
- a CDS encoding acyltransferase family protein — protein sequence MPATVSATATERAALAYRRDLDGLRGLAIALVVVFHIWFGRVSGGVDIFLVLSGYFFTGSLLRRAVNGDTIGVGETLRRTARRLLPALVVVLGAVLVATVTLRPYTQWGDLAGQTLASLLYYQNWRLALTWSDYLAADPSVSPLQHLWSMSVQGQYYLVALLAVAATVWTCRRLGRPGAVRPALAAVITVAAIASFLYAAHGSATHQGWNYYDSAARAWELLVGAGLALAATALRAPRVVRVILAVAGLLIVAGGGWITDGANQYPGPVALLPVGAAVALILSGAGVEAAGQPWLNRLLASAPLVGLGDLAYSLYLWHWPLLIFLLAESGGAHAGFAGGLIVVAISLVLAFLTHRYIEQPLRIRRPQQDSAAPAFGPRYRRTAGVALSVTAAVVASAAVAWSAVVQAHPPRAVGILDPVLYPGAEALADGASVPRARMRPTLYEAPAELPSPTVDGCIADWDHRDVVTCTYGVADAPHTIAVVGNSHAEHWMPALQQLAEQHRFRILVHLKMGCPLTLDPNAMYKGEPNPDCRDWSREVIDLLGSEQPDWVFTTGTRPVDAGGDETPQDYQDVWKALSDRGIKVIAVRDTPWLRRNGVRYRAIDCLARHGDRMSCGMRRADALAPVDPALDASAAFPTVFPIDLTDAVCEPEVCPVEVGNILVYHDEHHFTASYARSLSPELGRRLQPLLGWW from the coding sequence ATGCCCGCGACGGTGAGCGCGACGGCGACCGAGCGGGCGGCACTCGCCTACCGCCGGGATCTGGATGGTCTGCGCGGTCTCGCGATCGCGCTGGTCGTGGTGTTCCACATCTGGTTCGGCCGGGTCTCCGGCGGGGTCGATATCTTCCTGGTGCTGTCGGGCTATTTCTTCACCGGTTCGCTGTTGCGGCGCGCCGTGAACGGCGACACGATCGGGGTCGGCGAGACGCTGCGACGCACCGCACGACGGCTGCTGCCGGCGCTGGTCGTAGTACTCGGCGCGGTTCTCGTGGCCACCGTCACGCTGCGGCCTTACACACAGTGGGGCGACCTGGCCGGCCAGACGCTGGCCTCGCTGCTGTACTACCAGAACTGGCGGCTCGCGCTGACCTGGTCGGACTATCTGGCCGCCGATCCCTCGGTGAGTCCGCTGCAGCATCTGTGGTCGATGTCGGTACAGGGGCAGTACTATCTGGTGGCCCTGCTCGCGGTAGCGGCGACGGTCTGGACGTGCCGGCGCCTGGGGCGGCCCGGCGCGGTCCGCCCGGCCTTGGCCGCGGTGATCACGGTGGCCGCGATCGCTTCGTTCCTCTACGCCGCCCACGGGTCGGCGACCCATCAGGGCTGGAACTACTACGACAGCGCGGCCCGGGCCTGGGAGCTCCTGGTCGGCGCCGGGCTGGCGCTGGCCGCGACCGCACTGCGGGCGCCGCGTGTGGTGCGGGTGATCCTGGCCGTCGCGGGTCTGCTGATCGTCGCGGGCGGCGGCTGGATCACCGACGGCGCGAACCAGTACCCGGGACCGGTCGCGCTGCTGCCGGTGGGCGCGGCCGTCGCGCTGATCCTGTCCGGTGCCGGAGTGGAGGCGGCGGGGCAGCCATGGCTGAACCGGCTACTCGCCTCAGCGCCACTGGTCGGACTCGGCGACCTCGCCTACTCGCTGTACCTGTGGCACTGGCCGCTGCTGATCTTCCTGCTGGCCGAGAGCGGCGGCGCCCACGCCGGCTTCGCCGGCGGGCTGATCGTGGTGGCCATCTCACTGGTGCTGGCCTTTCTCACACATCGCTACATCGAACAGCCGCTGCGGATCCGCCGCCCTCAGCAGGACTCCGCCGCACCGGCGTTCGGGCCGCGGTATCGCCGCACCGCCGGGGTCGCGCTGTCGGTGACGGCGGCGGTCGTCGCCTCGGCCGCGGTGGCGTGGAGTGCCGTCGTGCAGGCCCATCCGCCCCGCGCGGTCGGCATCCTCGATCCGGTGCTGTATCCCGGCGCCGAGGCCCTGGCCGACGGTGCCTCGGTACCTCGGGCCCGGATGCGGCCCACGCTGTACGAAGCGCCGGCGGAACTACCCAGTCCGACCGTCGACGGCTGTATCGCCGACTGGGATCACCGCGATGTGGTGACCTGCACCTACGGTGTCGCCGATGCCCCGCACACCATCGCGGTCGTCGGCAACTCCCATGCCGAGCACTGGATGCCGGCGCTGCAACAACTGGCCGAGCAACACCGGTTCCGGATCCTGGTGCATCTGAAGATGGGCTGTCCGCTCACCCTCGATCCGAACGCGATGTACAAGGGCGAACCGAATCCGGACTGCCGTGACTGGTCACGTGAGGTGATCGACCTGCTGGGCAGCGAACAACCCGATTGGGTGTTCACCACCGGCACCCGCCCGGTCGACGCGGGAGGCGACGAGACCCCGCAGGATTATCAGGACGTGTGGAAAGCCTTGTCGGACAGGGGCATCAAGGTGATCGCCGTACGCGACACCCCGTGGCTGCGCCGCAACGGAGTCCGCTACCGCGCTATCGATTGCCTGGCCCGGCACGGCGATCGGATGAGCTGCGGGATGCGGCGTGCCGATGCCCTGGCACCGGTCGACCCGGCGCTGGACGCCTCGGCCGCCTTCCCGACCGTGTTCCCGATCGACCTCACCGACGCCGTGTGCGAACCCGAGGTCTGTCCCGTCGAAGTCGGCAATATCCTCGTCTACCACGACGAGCATCACTTCACCGCGAGCTATGCCCGCTCGCTGAGCCCCGAACTCGGCCGCCGGCTGCAGCCCCTGCTGGGATGGTGGTGA
- a CDS encoding beta-glucosidase: MRSRDETGQPMEDRIEQLATQLDLPAKLRLISGAGMFRMAGDPAIGLAEMPVSDGPSGVRGENWDERDPSVSLPSGTALAATWDRDLLTEIGALIAAQAHRKKVHAVLGPTVNLHRSPLGGRHFECFSEDPMLTAEIAAAYVRAVQAHGVSACPKHYVANDSETDRFTVDVRVAARALRELYLYPFERAVEAGTWMVMAAYNSVAGATMTESPLLDEPLKGSWGFDGVVVSDWTAVRTTASAAHGTDLCMPGPSPLWGADLADAIAAGTVPEAAVDEKVRRILRFAERVGGLAPAPGTSAAARPEAEITDEGARELVRRAAAAAMVLVHNDGVLPLPPRTSVALLGPAAAEPRYMGGGSATVIPDHTVTPMEGLSAVLPVTHTAGVRLSEDLSPVPLDLVTDPVTGTPGLCLRYLDGDRVLDTQHRTAGRLVLFGDPHAAAATAIEVSARLRADVAGVWRIGVAALGHCVLELDGERVIDTEIAFDGSDPVAALLDPPQRFVERDLEADRTVQVRITVGAGEAAAGLGMILGVGLGIARPQREPEAEFAAAIEAARGADVAVVVVGTTDQLESEGRDRTTLALPGRQNDLVAAVAAANPRTVVVVNSGAPVEMPWREDVAAVLLTWFPGQEFGAALADVLTGAAEPGGRLPTTWPKELADVPVSDTVPDADGTLAYSEGVHIGYRAWLREGVQPAYPFGHGLGYTVWELSDLVVEGREVEVSVANIGERTGKQVVQVYLSREDSAIERPVRWLAAFAAVTIEAGGQRRVRITVPQRSFQHWTEEGWATESGPFTVHVGTSVIALPLTAPIE; the protein is encoded by the coding sequence ATGCGCAGTCGAGACGAAACGGGGCAGCCGATGGAAGACCGGATCGAGCAGCTGGCAACGCAATTGGATCTTCCGGCGAAATTGCGACTCATTTCCGGCGCCGGGATGTTCCGCATGGCCGGCGATCCCGCCATCGGTCTGGCCGAGATGCCGGTATCGGACGGTCCGTCTGGGGTGCGCGGCGAGAACTGGGACGAACGCGATCCGTCGGTGAGCCTGCCGTCGGGTACCGCGCTGGCGGCCACCTGGGATCGGGATCTGCTCACCGAGATCGGCGCCCTGATCGCGGCGCAGGCGCACCGCAAGAAGGTCCACGCCGTCCTGGGCCCGACCGTCAACCTGCACCGATCTCCGCTCGGCGGAAGGCATTTCGAGTGCTTCTCCGAGGATCCGATGCTCACCGCCGAGATCGCGGCGGCCTATGTGCGCGCGGTGCAGGCCCACGGCGTCAGCGCCTGCCCGAAACACTACGTCGCCAACGATTCCGAGACCGACCGCTTCACCGTCGACGTCCGGGTCGCCGCGCGCGCCCTGCGCGAGCTGTACCTGTATCCGTTCGAGCGCGCGGTCGAGGCGGGCACCTGGATGGTGATGGCCGCCTACAACAGCGTCGCCGGTGCCACCATGACCGAATCACCACTCCTGGACGAACCACTCAAGGGCAGTTGGGGATTCGACGGCGTGGTGGTGTCGGACTGGACCGCGGTACGCACCACCGCGAGCGCCGCCCACGGGACCGATCTCTGCATGCCGGGCCCCTCCCCACTGTGGGGCGCCGACCTGGCCGACGCGATCGCCGCGGGGACGGTCCCGGAAGCCGCCGTCGACGAAAAGGTCAGGCGCATCCTGCGTTTCGCCGAGCGGGTGGGCGGGCTGGCACCGGCGCCCGGGACCTCCGCGGCCGCGCGGCCGGAGGCGGAGATCACCGACGAAGGGGCCCGCGAGCTGGTGCGCCGTGCCGCCGCGGCGGCGATGGTGCTGGTGCACAACGACGGTGTGCTGCCGCTGCCCCCGCGAACCTCGGTCGCCCTGCTCGGTCCGGCCGCCGCCGAGCCGCGGTACATGGGTGGCGGGAGTGCGACCGTGATCCCGGATCACACCGTGACCCCGATGGAGGGTCTGTCCGCGGTATTGCCGGTGACCCACACCGCGGGCGTCCGGTTGAGCGAGGACCTGAGCCCTGTCCCGCTGGACCTGGTCACCGATCCGGTCACCGGAACGCCCGGGCTGTGCCTGCGCTACCTCGACGGTGACCGGGTTCTCGACACTCAGCACCGCACCGCCGGGCGGTTGGTGCTTTTCGGCGATCCACATGCGGCGGCCGCGACCGCGATCGAGGTGAGCGCGCGGTTGCGGGCCGATGTCGCCGGTGTGTGGCGGATCGGTGTCGCCGCGCTCGGGCATTGTGTCCTGGAACTGGACGGCGAGCGCGTGATCGATACCGAGATCGCCTTCGACGGCTCGGATCCGGTTGCCGCACTCCTGGATCCGCCGCAGCGTTTCGTCGAGCGCGACCTCGAGGCCGACCGGACGGTGCAGGTTCGGATCACCGTCGGCGCCGGTGAGGCGGCCGCGGGGCTGGGCATGATCCTCGGTGTGGGACTCGGCATCGCCCGCCCGCAGCGAGAACCGGAGGCCGAATTCGCGGCCGCGATCGAGGCCGCACGCGGTGCCGATGTCGCCGTGGTGGTCGTCGGGACCACCGACCAGCTCGAGAGCGAGGGGCGTGACCGGACCACTCTCGCGCTGCCGGGCCGCCAGAACGATCTCGTCGCGGCGGTGGCCGCGGCCAATCCGCGCACGGTCGTGGTGGTGAATTCCGGTGCGCCGGTGGAGATGCCGTGGCGCGAGGATGTCGCGGCGGTACTGCTCACCTGGTTCCCTGGCCAGGAATTCGGTGCCGCCCTGGCCGATGTTCTCACCGGTGCGGCCGAGCCCGGTGGCCGGTTGCCCACCACCTGGCCGAAGGAACTCGCGGACGTGCCGGTCTCGGATACGGTTCCCGATGCCGACGGCACCCTCGCCTATTCCGAAGGTGTGCACATCGGATACCGGGCCTGGCTGCGCGAGGGGGTGCAACCGGCCTACCCGTTCGGTCACGGGCTCGGCTACACGGTCTGGGAACTGAGCGATCTGGTGGTCGAGGGCCGCGAGGTCGAGGTGAGCGTGGCCAATATCGGCGAACGGACCGGAAAACAGGTCGTGCAGGTCTACCTGTCGCGTGAGGACAGCGCGATCGAGCGGCCGGTGCGCTGGCTGGCCGCGTTCGCCGCGGTCACCATCGAGGCCGGCGGGCAGCGCCGGGTGCGGATCACGGTGCCGCAGCGGTCGTTCCAGCATTGGACCGAGGAGGGGTGGGCGACCGAATCCGGGCCGTTCACCGTGCACGTCGGTACCTCGGTCATCGCCCTGCCGTTGACCGCGCCGATCGAGTGA
- a CDS encoding glucosyl-3-phosphoglycerate synthase, which produces MSYAAPAAEPRCPGAADLIRAKGERTVSVVVPALNERDTIAGVIASIRPLVGGLVDELVVVDSGSTDDTMARAVAAGAGAVHTREEAMPGVPVRAGKGEVLWRSLAVTTGDIVVFIDSDLHDPDPGFVPALVAPLLRDPRLHLVKGFYRRPLGDDPHGDTDGGGRVTQLVARPLLTALAPELADVRQPLGGEYAATRALLAGIPFAPGYGVEIGILIDAWHRYGRAAIGEADLGTRVHRNRPTHELAVMSRQIIATLLARLGIADSGVALTQFRPEGPGWRRVSTPVSAADRPPFTTIPAGAAAGGRVRGSASGHSSR; this is translated from the coding sequence ATGTCGTATGCCGCTCCCGCCGCCGAACCGCGCTGCCCCGGCGCGGCCGACCTGATCCGCGCCAAGGGCGAGCGCACCGTGTCGGTCGTCGTACCGGCGCTGAACGAACGCGACACCATCGCCGGGGTGATCGCCTCGATCCGGCCCCTGGTGGGAGGTCTGGTCGACGAACTCGTGGTGGTCGACTCCGGTTCGACCGACGACACCATGGCGCGGGCGGTCGCCGCCGGCGCCGGAGCCGTTCACACCCGGGAGGAGGCGATGCCGGGGGTGCCGGTGCGGGCGGGCAAGGGTGAGGTGCTGTGGCGATCGCTGGCGGTGACGACCGGCGATATCGTGGTCTTCATCGATTCCGATCTGCACGATCCCGATCCGGGTTTCGTGCCCGCGCTGGTCGCACCGCTGCTGCGCGATCCGCGGCTGCATCTGGTCAAGGGGTTCTATCGGCGGCCGCTCGGTGACGATCCGCACGGCGATACCGACGGCGGCGGCCGGGTGACCCAGTTGGTGGCACGTCCGCTGCTGACCGCGCTCGCGCCCGAACTGGCCGATGTGCGCCAGCCACTCGGCGGTGAATATGCCGCAACCCGTGCGCTTCTCGCCGGTATTCCCTTCGCTCCCGGTTACGGCGTCGAGATCGGCATTCTGATCGATGCGTGGCATCGCTACGGGAGAGCCGCGATCGGCGAGGCCGATCTGGGGACTCGCGTCCACCGCAATCGGCCGACCCACGAACTGGCGGTGATGAGCCGACAGATCATCGCGACGCTGCTCGCGCGGCTCGGTATCGCTGATTCGGGGGTGGCGCTGACGCAGTTCCGTCCCGAGGGTCCGGGGTGGCGGCGGGTGTCGACCCCGGTGTCGGCGGCGGACCGGCCGCCGTTCACCACCATCCCAGCAGGGGCTGCAGCCGGCGGCCGAGTTCGGGGCTCAGCGAGCGGGCATAGCTCGCGGTGA
- a CDS encoding glycosyltransferase family 39 protein has product MNGVAAPTTPVARGTAPSAPVWVGVIAAVATVVLVVRAARYRWFGDELYFSAAGHHPAAGYVDQGPLIPLLARLADVVAPDSLTVFRLPAILAGAVTIAVSAALAREFGGGPAARILAALGYASCPYLITQTASLSTFALDGTAVAVLMWLLVRWVRTRRDRLLLAAGVVAVIDLQVKLLLPVFAVAVAGGIAWCGPRDIVRRPALWCAVAVATLSALPALIWQWRQGWPQLAMGAVIRDEQQAATGGPAGLPVQMATMAGVLGAVLMICGAYALVSARLRPYRFLAVTSILVLLFVVVAGGRPYYLAGLLPVLFAAGACVLTERPPVRWWRTVSAVAAAVSIAIAGGVVLALPSQAPPRQVSTRAELSTRMRISGTTGWDALVAGVVRAAGTGHRDGAVLTRTYWQAAALAHARDPRLPPVYSPDRGFAAFGRPPPAATTILFVDTDAAESRLRRTFSEVEPVVRLDDPRGFPGIDAHVTIWRCTGPHAAWERIWPELTTNILDPGI; this is encoded by the coding sequence GTGAACGGAGTCGCCGCGCCGACGACACCGGTGGCGCGCGGCACAGCCCCTTCCGCTCCGGTGTGGGTCGGCGTGATCGCGGCGGTGGCGACCGTCGTGCTGGTGGTGCGGGCCGCGCGCTATCGGTGGTTCGGCGACGAGCTGTATTTCTCTGCCGCGGGCCATCATCCGGCTGCCGGATATGTCGATCAAGGACCGCTGATTCCACTGCTCGCGCGGCTGGCCGACGTCGTCGCACCGGATTCGCTGACGGTGTTTCGGCTGCCGGCCATCCTGGCCGGTGCCGTGACGATCGCCGTATCCGCCGCGCTGGCACGGGAATTCGGCGGCGGACCGGCCGCTCGAATCCTGGCGGCGCTCGGATACGCGAGCTGCCCCTATCTGATCACCCAGACCGCGTCGCTGTCGACTTTCGCGCTCGACGGAACCGCGGTCGCGGTGCTGATGTGGCTACTCGTGCGGTGGGTGCGTACCCGTCGCGACCGGCTGCTGCTGGCCGCCGGTGTCGTGGCCGTCATCGATCTGCAGGTGAAACTGCTGCTGCCGGTCTTCGCGGTCGCGGTCGCCGGTGGTATCGCCTGGTGCGGGCCGCGCGATATCGTGCGCCGGCCGGCGCTGTGGTGTGCCGTCGCTGTCGCGACGCTCTCGGCGCTACCGGCCTTGATCTGGCAGTGGCGGCAGGGCTGGCCACAGCTGGCGATGGGTGCGGTGATCCGGGACGAACAACAGGCCGCGACCGGCGGACCGGCGGGGTTGCCGGTGCAGATGGCGACGATGGCCGGTGTGCTGGGAGCGGTCCTGATGATCTGCGGCGCTTACGCTCTCGTGAGCGCGCGGCTGCGCCCCTACCGTTTCCTCGCCGTCACCTCGATCCTCGTACTGCTGTTCGTCGTCGTCGCGGGTGGGCGGCCCTACTATCTCGCCGGGTTGCTGCCGGTGCTGTTCGCCGCCGGAGCGTGCGTGCTGACCGAACGCCCGCCGGTGCGATGGTGGCGGACGGTCAGCGCGGTCGCGGCGGCCGTATCGATCGCGATCGCCGGGGGTGTGGTGCTGGCTCTGCCCTCGCAGGCACCGCCACGGCAGGTGAGCACACGCGCCGAATTGTCCACGCGCATGCGGATATCGGGGACCACGGGCTGGGATGCGCTCGTCGCCGGTGTGGTGAGGGCCGCCGGAACGGGCCACCGGGACGGCGCGGTGCTGACCCGGACCTACTGGCAGGCCGCGGCTCTGGCCCACGCCCGCGATCCGCGCCTGCCACCGGTGTACAGCCCCGATCGCGGATTCGCGGCGTTCGGACGGCCGCCGCCGGCGGCCACGACGATCCTGTTCGTCGATACCGACGCCGCCGAATCACGGTTGCGCCGGACCTTTTCCGAGGTGGAACCCGTCGTGCGGCTCGATGATCCCCGCGGTTTCCCGGGGATCGACGCCCATGTGACCATCTGGCGATGCACCGGTCCGCACGCGGCCTGGGAGCGGATCTGGCCGGAGCTGACGACCAACATTCTGGACCCGGGAATCTGA
- a CDS encoding neutral/alkaline ceramidase, translating to MTFTRRSMLAGTVTAAVAAGMTATGSAGASPGRATDAGAGYLVGAGIADVTGAVAGQGMMGYSELDQVATGLLMRTWARAYVVVDQATGDRVAFVSADIACLFQSVHLAVMQRLAQRFGGLYTERNVNLNATHNHNSCGGTAREYAYSLAAYGFQGNSHQAEVDGIVAALVAAHENLAPGTLSLGHGELHDASANRSRVAFDLNPPEDKAEFPNAIDPQVTVLRLRQGSKDIGAITWFATHGTSLTDANTLISADNKGYASYRWEHDEMGVRHGAGTPAFVAAFAQTNAGDMTPNLALTPWHPSGPTEDNRANCALIGERQYQAGRAAFDTARPMGSGGVDAALRYLNMADIAIDGSYTPDGKPARTAPAMMGAAAAATSSEDNWKTQLSFLQEGEANPVIAALGGLDGPIEGWMRDAQAPKLIVAPLGVLPPRPWVPLTVPIQILRIGDLVLASGPAEYTVVSGLRIRRVVAHALSVPLENVLLQGYSNGYCGYVTTPEEYASQQYEGGETLYGRWTLPAYVQEFDRLARAVAARTDLGRGPAPLDWNSGPQPNLLPPVPADMPMAGRAFGEVVTAPKPGYGRGDTVTVEFCGAHPNNDFHTGATYFEVQRAEGSGWRPVFDDNDWCTELHWSRPSGQPAASLVAVHWTVPDRAEAGRYRIEYRGDRRDGAVTTPFTGTSAEFTVG from the coding sequence GTGACGTTTACCCGGCGATCGATGCTGGCCGGTACCGTAACCGCCGCAGTGGCGGCAGGCATGACGGCGACCGGCTCCGCGGGGGCGTCGCCGGGCCGTGCGACCGATGCGGGGGCGGGGTATCTGGTCGGCGCCGGAATCGCCGATGTCACCGGCGCGGTCGCCGGCCAGGGCATGATGGGCTATTCCGAGCTGGACCAGGTCGCCACCGGGCTGCTGATGCGGACCTGGGCGCGGGCCTATGTCGTGGTCGATCAGGCGACCGGCGACCGGGTGGCGTTCGTCAGCGCCGATATCGCCTGTCTGTTCCAGTCGGTCCACCTGGCCGTGATGCAGCGGCTGGCACAGCGTTTCGGCGGGCTGTACACCGAACGCAATGTCAATCTCAACGCCACGCACAATCACAACTCCTGTGGTGGCACCGCGCGCGAATACGCGTATTCGCTGGCCGCGTACGGATTTCAGGGCAACTCCCATCAGGCCGAGGTCGACGGCATCGTCGCCGCACTCGTGGCCGCGCACGAGAATCTGGCGCCCGGCACGCTGTCGCTCGGGCACGGCGAACTTCACGACGCCTCCGCCAACCGCTCCCGGGTGGCCTTCGACCTGAACCCGCCCGAGGACAAGGCGGAATTCCCGAACGCCATCGACCCGCAGGTGACGGTCCTGCGCCTGCGGCAGGGCTCGAAGGACATCGGTGCGATCACCTGGTTCGCGACCCACGGCACCTCGCTGACCGACGCCAACACGCTGATCTCGGCCGACAACAAGGGCTATGCCAGCTACCGCTGGGAGCACGACGAGATGGGCGTGCGCCACGGTGCCGGCACACCCGCGTTCGTGGCGGCGTTCGCGCAGACCAACGCCGGCGATATGACCCCGAACCTCGCGCTGACGCCGTGGCATCCCTCCGGCCCCACCGAGGACAACCGCGCCAACTGCGCATTGATCGGCGAGCGCCAATATCAGGCCGGGCGTGCGGCTTTCGATACGGCGCGACCGATGGGCAGCGGGGGAGTCGATGCCGCGCTGCGGTACCTGAACATGGCCGACATCGCGATCGACGGCTCCTATACCCCTGACGGCAAGCCCGCCCGCACCGCCCCCGCGATGATGGGTGCCGCCGCGGCGGCGACGAGTTCGGAGGACAACTGGAAGACCCAGCTATCGTTCCTGCAGGAGGGCGAGGCCAATCCGGTGATTGCGGCCCTCGGTGGGCTCGACGGGCCGATCGAGGGGTGGATGCGGGATGCGCAGGCGCCCAAGCTGATCGTCGCGCCGCTCGGTGTACTGCCGCCACGCCCGTGGGTGCCGCTGACCGTGCCCATCCAGATCCTGCGCATCGGAGATCTGGTGCTGGCTTCGGGCCCGGCGGAGTACACCGTGGTTTCGGGCCTGCGGATCCGGCGGGTGGTGGCGCACGCGCTGTCGGTCCCGCTGGAAAATGTACTGCTGCAGGGATATTCGAACGGCTACTGCGGTTATGTGACGACTCCGGAAGAGTACGCGTCGCAGCAGTACGAGGGCGGCGAGACCCTCTACGGCCGGTGGACGCTACCAGCCTATGTGCAGGAATTCGATCGACTGGCTCGTGCGGTCGCCGCGCGCACCGATCTCGGGCGGGGGCCCGCGCCGCTTGATTGGAACTCCGGCCCGCAGCCGAATCTGCTGCCACCGGTGCCCGCCGATATGCCGATGGCCGGCCGGGCGTTCGGTGAGGTGGTGACGGCTCCGAAGCCGGGTTACGGGCGCGGTGATACCGTCACCGTGGAGTTCTGTGGTGCCCATCCGAACAATGATTTCCACACCGGCGCTACGTATTTCGAGGTGCAGCGGGCCGAGGGATCAGGGTGGCGGCCGGTCTTCGACGACAACGACTGGTGCACCGAACTGCACTGGTCGCGGCCGTCCGGGCAGCCCGCGGCCTCGCTGGTCGCCGTGCACTGGACGGTGCCCGATCGGGCCGAGGCCGGCCGGTACCGCATCGAGTATCGCGGCGACCGGCGCGACGGCGCCGTGACGACCCCGTTCACCGGCACCTCCGCCGAATTCACCGTGGGCTGA
- a CDS encoding TetR/AcrR family transcriptional regulator — protein sequence MVTAAEQGRDTRDRLMDAAVALIDERGWGAVTTRLVADRAGVRAGLVHYHFRSVDDLLIDAALRTVRRLVDGVAATAVDDSGSGIAALLARIAEFDDAAAGTRIFSETLLAATRRDRLRAGLAGVLAEFRATLSARLETTVADPEATAAVLVAALDGLVLHRLIDPRVRALDAGAALGRLAGIEPPSKE from the coding sequence ATGGTCACCGCCGCCGAACAGGGCCGCGACACCCGCGACCGGCTGATGGACGCCGCGGTCGCCCTGATCGACGAACGGGGCTGGGGTGCGGTCACCACCCGGCTGGTCGCCGACCGTGCCGGAGTCCGCGCCGGTCTGGTGCACTACCACTTCCGGTCGGTGGACGATCTCCTGATCGACGCCGCGTTGCGGACGGTGCGCCGGCTCGTCGACGGCGTGGCCGCCACCGCCGTGGATGATTCCGGCTCGGGCATCGCGGCACTGCTGGCGCGCATCGCCGAATTCGACGATGCCGCCGCCGGCACCCGGATCTTCAGCGAAACACTGCTGGCCGCGACCCGGCGCGACCGGCTGCGCGCGGGACTGGCCGGTGTCCTCGCCGAATTCCGCGCCACCCTGTCCGCCCGGCTCGAGACCACCGTCGCCGATCCGGAGGCCACCGCGGCGGTGCTGGTGGCCGCGCTGGACGGACTCGTCCTGCATCGGCTCATCGACCCGCGCGTCCGCGCACTGGATGCCGGCGCCGCACTGGGCCGGCTGGCCGGAATCGAACCACCGTCGAAGGAGTAG